The Pyricularia oryzae 70-15 unplaced genomic scaffold supercont8.8_3, whole genome shotgun sequence region TGCTTCGTGTGGCAATCTGAGCAAGTACTGTGGTGGTACATTCAAGGGCCTGGAGTCGAAGCTCGACTATATCAAAAACTTGGGCTTTGACTCCATTTGGATCAATCCCGTCGTCTCCAGTGAGTTAtgcttgctgtttttgtttttttctgaaTTTAACTGACGACCTATACAGACAAGGCGGATGGATACCACGGTTACTGGGCTCAAGACTTGTACGCCATCAACTCCAACTATGGTAGTGCCGCCGACTTGAAAAGTCTGGTCAACACGGCTCATTCAAAGGTGCGCTTTCAACTCCACATGCACCCTGACTTTTCAGTAGTTACTAACTACCTGCTAGGGCATCTATGTCATGGTCGACGTGGTGGCAAACCACATGGGACCCGGGAGCATATCCGACAACCGCCCCGCCCCGCTGAATCAGAACTCTTCATACCACAGCCAGTGCACAATCGACAACTCGAATCAGAGCAGTGTTGAAAACTGCTGGGTGGCCAACCTCCCAGACATCAACACCCAAAGCTCCGGGATTCGACAACTTTTGAACACCTGGGTTAGCTGGCTTGTCAAAGAGTACTCCTTTGATGGGGTACGTATCGACACGGTAAAGCATGTGGAGAAGAGCTTTTGGCCCGGCTTCGTCAAGTCTATAGGCGCCTATGCTATCGGTGAGGTTTTCGATGGGAACCCGTCGTTCATGGCGGGGTATGCGAATTTGATGCCCGGGCTTCTCAATTACGCCGTCTATTACCCCATGAACAGGTTTTACCAGCAGGGCAACTCACCACAGGAGCTGGTAAACATGATCGACAACATAACCGCGTCATTTCCCGATCCAGCAGCTCTGGGCACCTTTCTGGACAACCACGACAACCCTCGCTGGCTGAACCAGACAAACGACCAGACGCTCCTGCAAAACGCACTAGCATTCGTCTTTCTCTCCCGCGGCATCCCCATCCTGTACTACGGAACAGAACAAGGCTtggtcggcggcgacgatCCCGCCAACCGCGAGGATCTGTGGCGCAGCGGCTACAAGACCGACACGACCCTGCacggcgccgtcgccaaGCTGAACGCGGCCCGCAAGGCAGCCGGCGGGCTGGACGGCAACGACCACACGCACCTGTACGTGACCAACGACACGTACGCCTGGAGCCGCGCGGGGGCCGACCTGGTGGTGCTCACCACCAACGCGGGCCGCTGCTCCCACGCGCAGCACTGCTTCAACACCACGAGGGCCAACGGCCGCTGGGCCGACGTCTACGGCAGCGGCGCATACGTCTTTTCCGACAAGACCGGCCGCGCCTGCGTCAAGCTGGCCAACGGGCAGCCGGTGGTCCTGCTGGCCTTGGCAAACTCGACCACGGGCGATGGGAAGCCGCCCACCCTGCCGGCGCCCATCACTTGGTACAACTCGACGAGCCCCCCAGACGACTCTGCAAACGGCAGCAACGTCTGCCCGCCCGCGGTGGCCGTCTCGTTCACGGTGCGAGTCGCCACCGCCCCCGGCGACACCATCAAGATGGTCGGCAATACTGCGCAGCTGGGCAGCTGGGATGCTGCAAAGGCGCCCTCGCTGTCCGCTT contains the following coding sequences:
- a CDS encoding alpha-amylase 3, which gives rise to MFFFKVLVAFLLQIVTVYAADTAAWKSRSIYFALTDRVARGSNDTGGASCGNLSKYCGGTFKGLESKLDYIKNLGFDSIWINPVVSNKADGYHGYWAQDLYAINSNYGSAADLKSLVNTAHSKGIYVMVDVVANHMGPGSISDNRPAPLNQNSSYHSQCTIDNSNQSSVENCWVANLPDINTQSSGIRQLLNTWVSWLVKEYSFDGVRIDTVKHVEKSFWPGFVKSIGAYAIGEVFDGNPSFMAGYANLMPGLLNYAVYYPMNRFYQQGNSPQELVNMIDNITASFPDPAALGTFLDNHDNPRWLNQTNDQTLLQNALAFVFLSRGIPILYYGTEQGLVGGDDPANREDLWRSGYKTDTTLHGAVAKLNAARKAAGGLDGNDHTHLYVTNDTYAWSRAGADLVVLTTNAGRCSHAQHCFNTTRANGRWADVYGSGAYVFSDKTGRACVKLANGQPVVLLALANSTTGDGKPPTLPAPITWYNSTSPPDDSANGSNVCPPAVAVSFTVRVATAPGDTIKMVGNTAQLGSWDAAKAPSLSASGYNSTNMAWSITLPMAPGRTVQYKFVK